One genomic window of Coffea eugenioides isolate CCC68of chromosome 1, Ceug_1.0, whole genome shotgun sequence includes the following:
- the LOC113751414 gene encoding monocopper oxidase-like protein SKU5, protein MYISSSSSYYCCIFWFNWVLCLISFSSATDPYVFFDWTVSYVTASPLGVKQQVIGVEGQFPGPILNVTTNWNVVVNVKNNLDEPLLLTWNGIQQRKNAWQDGVSGTNCPIPAGWNWTYQFQVKDQIGSFFYFPSLYFQRAAGGYGGIVINNRDVIAVPFETPDGDITLFISDWYIKSHKELREQVESGVGLGAPDGILINGFGPYRYDSAVVPDGIAFQTIYVDPGKTYRIRVHNIGISTSLNFRVQNHNLLLVETEGSYTVQQNYTNMDIHVGQSYSFLVTMDQNASSDYYIVASPRFVNSSAWTKAIGVAILHYSNSLGPASGPLPDPPNEYDTYFSMNQARSIRWNVSAGAARPNPQGSFKYGQITVTDVYVILNRPPELIDGKWRTTLNGISYLAPSTPLKLAQQFNIPGVFKLDFPNRLMNRPAKVDTSVINGTFKGFMEIIFQNNDTTVQSYHLDGYAFFVVGMDNGVWTENSRSTYNKWDGVARCTTQVFPGAWTAILVSLDNAGIWNLRAQNLDSWHLGQEVYLSVVNPDMDKNELPLPDNTIYCGALSSLQKDQAQRVNFSRASRCPVAMKTILAAVFLALFGTCFT, encoded by the exons ATGTACATTTCCTCCTCCTCCAGCTACTATTGCTGTATCTTTTGGTTTAATTGGGTTCTCTGCTTGATTAGCTTTAGCTCAGCAACAGATCCTTATGTCTTCTTTGATTGGACTGTCTCTTATGTCACTGCCTCACCTCTTGGAGTTAAACAACAG GTGATTGGAGTCGAGGGACAGTTTCCTGGACCAATTCTCAATGTCACCACCAACTGGAATGTTGTTGTCAATGTCAAGAATAATCTTGACGAACCTTTGCTTCTCACATG GAATGGTATTCAACAGCGGAAAAATGCTTGGCAAGACGGAGTCTCTGGCACAAACTGTCCCATTCCTGCTGGATGGAATTGGACTTATCAGTTTCAGGTCAAAGATCAGATTGGCAGTTTCTTTTATTTCCCTTCCCTATACTTCCAGAGAGCTGCTGGTGGATATGGGGGAATTGTTATCAACAATAGAGATGTTATTGCAGTCCCATTTGAAACACCAGATGGAGATATCACTCTGTTTATTAGTGACTGGTATATAAAAAGCCACAAG GAACTCAGAGAGCAGGTTGAAAGTGGAGTTGGCCTTGGTGCACCTGACGGTATCTTAATTAATGGATTTGGTCCGTACCGCTATGATAGTGCAGTTGTCCCAGATGGTATTGCTTTCCAGACAATTTATGTGGATCCAG GGAAAACATACCGTATACGTGTACACAATATTGGTATATCTACTAGCTTGAATTTCAGAGTCCAGAACCACAACTTGCTTCTTGTAGAGACCGAAGGATCATACACAGTACAACAGAACTACACAAACATGGATATCCATGTTGGTCAGTCATATTCATTCTTGGTCACGATGGATCAAAATGCTAGCAGTGATTACTACATTGTTGCCAGCCCACGTTTTGTGAATTCCTCTGCTTGGACTAAGGCTATTGGGGTTGCTATCTTGCACTACTCAAATTCACTTGGACCTGCATCAGGTCCTCTTCCAGACCCTCCTAATGAATATGACACGTATTTCTCAATGAATCAAGCAAGATCCATAAG ATGGAATGTTTCTGCTGGCGCTGCTCGCCCAAACCCTCAAGGATCTTTCAAATATGGCCAGATCACCGTGACTGATGTGTATGTGATCCTTAATAGGCCTCCCGAGCTTATAGATGGAAAGTGGCGTACAACTCTTAATGGTATTTCTTACTTAGCACCTTCAACACCTCTCAAGCTTGCCCAGCAATTTAACATTCCAGGGGTGTTCAAGCTCGACTTCCCAAATAGACTGATGAACAGACCTGCAAAAGTTGACACATCTGTAATCAATGGCACTTTCAAAGGGTTTATGGAAATAATATTCCAGAACAATGACACAACTGTCCAGAGTTACCACTTGGATGGATATGCTTTCTTTGTTGTAGG GATGGATAATGGTGTGTGGACAGAGAACAGTAGAAGCACTTACAACAAGTGGGATGGTGTAGCTCGCTGCACTACCCAG GTTTTTCCGGGAGCTTGGACAGCCATATTAGTTTCTTTGGACAATGCTGGTATTTGGAATCTTCGTGCACAGAATCTTGACTCGTGGCACCTAGGTCAGGAAGTTTATCTTAGCGTGGTGAATCCAGATATGGACAAGAACGAGCTTCCTTTGCCAGATAATACAATATATTGTGGTGCACTCTCATCTTTACAGAA AGACCAGGCCCAGAGAGTCAACTTCTCTCGTGCATCTCGCTGTCCTGTGGCAATGAAAACCATTCTGGCTGCAGTTTTTTTGGCACTATTCGGTACCTGCTTCACGTAG